The following proteins are encoded in a genomic region of Magnolia sinica isolate HGM2019 chromosome 1, MsV1, whole genome shotgun sequence:
- the LOC131242890 gene encoding cysteine-rich receptor-like protein kinase 41 isoform X1 gives MECSGYMSLEYAMDGLFSVKSDVFIFGVLLLEIINGKRNNDCFRDDPSQNLVRYRDNSELVETDGWKDISIATPLTSCSIENLKEAPELMERDFMSQIIQRYLLDSFDYTTDLKYLLKSTYI, from the exons ATGGAATGCAGTGGTTATATGTCTCTAGAGTATGCAATGGATGGGCTTTTCTCAGTGAAATCAGATGTCTTTATCTTTGGGGTCTTACTGCTGGAGATCATTAATGGTAAGAGGAACAACGACTGTTTCAGGGACGATCCTTCACAGAATTTGGTAAGATAT AGAGATAATTCAGAATTAGTAGAGACAGATGGGTGGAAGGATATAAGCATTGCCACACCACTGACAAGTTGTTCAATAGAAAATTTGAAAG AGGCACCCGAACTAATGGAAAGAGATTTCATGTCCCAAATCATA caAAGATACTTGTTGGATTCTTTTGATTACACAACTGACTTAAAGTATTTGTTGAAGTCAACCTACATCTAG
- the LOC131242890 gene encoding cysteine-rich receptor-like protein kinase 44 isoform X2 codes for MSLEYAMDGLFSVKSDVFIFGVLLLEIINGKRNNDCFRDDPSQNLVRYRDNSELVETDGWKDISIATPLTSCSIENLKEAPELMERDFMSQIIQRYLLDSFDYTTDLKYLLKSTYI; via the exons ATGTCTCTAGAGTATGCAATGGATGGGCTTTTCTCAGTGAAATCAGATGTCTTTATCTTTGGGGTCTTACTGCTGGAGATCATTAATGGTAAGAGGAACAACGACTGTTTCAGGGACGATCCTTCACAGAATTTGGTAAGATAT AGAGATAATTCAGAATTAGTAGAGACAGATGGGTGGAAGGATATAAGCATTGCCACACCACTGACAAGTTGTTCAATAGAAAATTTGAAAG AGGCACCCGAACTAATGGAAAGAGATTTCATGTCCCAAATCATA caAAGATACTTGTTGGATTCTTTTGATTACACAACTGACTTAAAGTATTTGTTGAAGTCAACCTACATCTAG